A DNA window from Hordeum vulgare subsp. vulgare chromosome 1H, MorexV3_pseudomolecules_assembly, whole genome shotgun sequence contains the following coding sequences:
- the LOC123426172 gene encoding phosphatidate cytidylyltransferase 1-like → MEKEASSSSDVSASHVGRVRNRKRPNEVMTDGNKANGQTLLVSDRNKYKSMLIRTYSTVWMIGGFAFLVYMGHLYIWAMVVVIQIFMATELFNLLRKSSEEKQLPGFRLLNWHFFFTAMLFTYGRFLSRELVNTVSSDHLLYKLVSGLIKYQMFICYFLYISGFVWFILTLKKKTYKYQFKQYAWTHMILLTVFAQSSFTVANIFEGMFWFLLPASLIVINDIAAYLFGFFLGRTPLIKLSPKKTWEGFIGASVTTIISAFLLANAMGRFQWFTCPRKDLSTGWLQCDPGPMFNPEHYYLGDWAPHWFPWKDVFLMPVQWHALALGLFASIIAPFGGFFASGFKRAFKIKDFGDSIPGHGGITDRMDCQMVMAVFAYIYHQSFISPHNFSVDAILDQILRNLTYEEQRNLYEQLGEMLGNLCKADKLSACL, encoded by the exons ATGGAGAAGGAGGCGAGCAGCTCCAGCGACGTGTCTGCTTCTCATGTAGGCCGTGTTAGGAATCGTAAGCGCCCTAATGAG gTCATGACAGACGGGAATAAAGCCAATGGACAGACTTTGCTTGTTAGCGACCGGAACAAGTATAAGTCGATGCTTATCCGTACATATTCTACTGTTTGGATGATTGGTGGCTTTGCATTCCTAGTTTATATGGGTCATCTTTATATCTGGGCCATGGTGGTTGTCATTCAAATATTCATGGCGACAGAGCTTTTTAACCTACTCAGAAAATCCAGTGAAGAAAAACAACTGCCAGGGTTCAGGCTTCTGAACTG GCACTTCTTTTTCACAGCAATGTTGTTTACATATGGACGCTTTCTTAGTCGGGAGCTTGTTAACACAGTATCTTCAGATCACTTGTTGTATAAGCTCGTCAGCGGCCTAATAAAGTATCAGATGTTTATTTGCTATTTTCTTTATATTTCAG GATTTGTATGGTTTATTTTGACACTGAAGAAAAAGACATACAAATACCAGTTCAAACAGTATGCCTGGACACACATGATCCTTTTAACGGTTTTTGCGCAATCTTCTTTCACGGTTGCAAATATATTCGAAGGAATGTTCTG GTTTCTTCTACCTGCTTCACTTATTGTGATCAATGACATTGCTGCCTATTTATTTGGTTTCTTTCTCGGGAGAACACCATTGATCAAGTTATCTCCAAAGAAAACATGGGAAGGCTTTATTGGTGCATCGGTGACAACCATCATCTCTGCTTTCCTG CTAGCGAATGCAATGGGCCGCTTCCAGTGGTTTACATGCCCAAGAAAG GACCTGTCAACAGGGTGGCTTCAGTGCGATCCTGGTCCTATGTTTAATCCAGAGCATTATTATCTGGGAGATTGGGCACCACATTGG TTTCCATGGAAAGATGTGTTCCTAATGCCTGTGCAGTGGCATGCTTTAGCCCTTGGTTTGTTTGCATCGATAATTGCACCATTTGGTGGATTTTTCGCAAGTGGCTTCAAGAGGGCTTTTAAAATAAAG GATTTTGGCGACAGTATACCTGGGCATGGTGGAATCACTGACCGAATGGACTGTCAA ATGGTCATGGCAGTTTTTGCATACATATACCACCAGTCATTCATCTCACCGCACAATTTCTCTGTTGACGCAATCTTGGATCAG ATCTTAAGAAACCTGACGTACGAGGAGCAGAGAAACTTGTATGAGCAACTCGGGGAGATGTTAGGCAACTTATGCAAAGCTGATAAACTGTCTGCTTGCTTATGA